The following are encoded in a window of Elusimicrobiota bacterium genomic DNA:
- a CDS encoding type IV toxin-antitoxin system AbiEi family antitoxin domain-containing protein produces MPREFTRQLDIFKAHRGGLHSSEAMRLGIHPRALYAMRDAGLIERLGRGLYRFAKAPPLSNPDLVTVALRVPKGIVCLISALSFHDITTQVPHAVHIALPFGTERPRLDSPPTRFSWFKEPAYGSGAETHKIDGVHIRVYSPEKTVADCFKFRNKIGLDVALEALKLCLKKKRSKPDELLKYARICRVEKVMRPYLEALL; encoded by the coding sequence ATGCCCCGAGAATTCACCCGCCAACTCGACATCTTCAAAGCACACCGCGGCGGACTTCATTCGTCCGAAGCCATGCGCCTGGGAATCCATCCCAGGGCTCTTTATGCCATGCGCGACGCCGGGCTCATTGAAAGGCTCGGCCGCGGACTCTACCGATTCGCAAAAGCTCCCCCGCTCTCAAATCCCGATCTGGTCACGGTTGCCCTCAGGGTCCCCAAAGGCATCGTCTGCCTGATCTCCGCGCTCTCCTTCCACGACATCACGACTCAGGTTCCGCATGCGGTCCATATCGCCCTGCCCTTCGGCACGGAGCGGCCGCGGCTCGATTCCCCTCCTACGCGTTTCTCTTGGTTCAAAGAGCCCGCCTATGGCAGCGGCGCCGAGACGCACAAGATCGACGGCGTCCACATCCGCGTCTACTCACCGGAGAAGACGGTGGCCGACTGCTTCAAGTTCCGCAACAAGATCGGCCTCGATGTGGCGCTCGAGGCACTGAAGCTGTGCCTCAAGAAGAAGCGCTCCAAGCCGGATGAACTGCTGAAGTACGCCCGCATCTGCCGCGTCGAGAAAGTCATGCGCCCCTACCTCGAGGCCCTGCTGTGA
- a CDS encoding nucleotidyl transferase AbiEii/AbiGii toxin family protein, with protein sequence MERFLYRLSRSEYKDRLVLKGALMFVAWGTPRSRATKDIDLLARTENSIANLVKVIQDICRIEIETDGIVFDPALVKGEKIKEDVDYEGVRLLFQGKLEQARIHMQIDVGFGDSVTPAPAAIDYPVILDLPAPKLKGYPPETVVAEKFEAMVKLGMINTRMKDFYDLWLLSRQFDFDGETLAEAIRTTFAHRGTTLTPTPTAFTSAFHEEKQPQWRAFLSRTGLTGAPESLKETIAPIKEFLIPIAEAGMVDRKFSMRWATLGPWKAK encoded by the coding sequence ATGGAGCGGTTCCTTTATCGGCTCAGCCGGTCGGAATACAAGGATCGCCTCGTGCTCAAGGGCGCGCTGATGTTCGTCGCCTGGGGCACCCCGCGCTCGCGCGCCACCAAGGATATAGACCTCCTGGCGCGGACGGAAAATTCGATCGCGAATTTGGTGAAAGTCATCCAAGACATCTGCCGCATCGAAATCGAAACGGACGGAATCGTATTCGATCCGGCGCTCGTGAAGGGCGAGAAGATCAAAGAGGACGTGGATTATGAGGGCGTCCGGCTTCTATTCCAGGGGAAGCTGGAACAAGCCCGTATTCATATGCAGATCGACGTCGGCTTCGGCGACAGCGTGACTCCGGCGCCGGCCGCGATCGACTACCCCGTGATCCTCGATCTGCCCGCGCCGAAGCTCAAGGGCTACCCGCCGGAGACGGTGGTCGCGGAGAAGTTCGAGGCCATGGTCAAGCTCGGCATGATCAACACCCGAATGAAGGACTTCTATGATCTTTGGCTGCTGAGTCGTCAGTTCGACTTCGACGGCGAAACGCTGGCCGAGGCGATCCGGACGACCTTCGCGCACCGCGGCACGACTCTCACGCCAACGCCCACGGCGTTCACGTCCGCGTTCCACGAGGAGAAGCAGCCGCAATGGCGCGCGTTCCTTTCGCGCACGGGCCTCACCGGCGCGCCGGAGTCGCTCAAGGAGACTATCGCTCCCATCAAAGAATTCCTCATCCCAATCGCTGAGGCAGGCATGGTGGACCGAAAATTCTCCATGCGCTGGGCGACGCTGGGACCGTGGAAAGCCAAATGA
- a CDS encoding cupin domain-containing protein, whose amino-acid sequence MKRAIPIAVVAVLASWALAQTAAAPVVRSASQVDWKASGSLPPGAEYHLIYEDPKTHAVQTLVRFPRGYALSPHSHTADETILVLKGKLVIELAGKKETLTAGAYAMLPGGTVFSLKAAGFGGADFLAAFNGPFDMKAAPASSN is encoded by the coding sequence TTGAAGCGCGCTATTCCCATCGCCGTCGTCGCGGTCCTCGCGTCCTGGGCGCTCGCCCAGACCGCCGCGGCTCCCGTCGTGAGATCCGCCTCGCAGGTCGACTGGAAAGCCTCGGGCAGCCTCCCGCCCGGCGCCGAGTACCACCTGATCTACGAGGACCCCAAGACGCACGCGGTGCAGACGTTGGTGCGCTTTCCCCGGGGCTACGCCCTGTCCCCGCACTCGCATACCGCCGACGAGACCATCCTCGTGCTGAAAGGCAAGCTCGTCATCGAGCTCGCGGGGAAGAAGGAGACCTTGACCGCCGGCGCCTACGCGATGCTCCCCGGCGGCACGGTCTTCTCCCTTAAGGCTGCCGGCTTCGGCGGCGCGGACTTCCTCGCCGCCTTCAACGGGCCCTTCGACATGAAGGCCGCCCCCGCCTCCTCCAACTAG
- a CDS encoding diacylglycerol kinase family lipid kinase, with product MRTLFIVNPAAGHGRAGGRWDRARALAKDLFPDLELARTEKPGHGRELTRQATADGMELIVAVGGDGTLGEVVDGFLAVPEHVRRNTVLATFPAGSGCDFANHMGVPREPEAWAKAFAEGKRRRLDAGRATFRAADGAPRSRHFLNVAALGLPGDVALSVAARGKFLGGTLTYLVEGVLSVATAKARSMRLTVDGVAEPAARYHLVAAANTSTFGGGMRLAPQADAEDGLLDLLTIGDMTRPELMSLLPRAYSGGHAGRPGVVLRRARRVEIHSEEPLPLNIDGDADGTAPVVFEVLPKAIPFRL from the coding sequence ATGAGAACGCTGTTCATAGTCAATCCGGCGGCGGGGCACGGGCGGGCGGGGGGGCGCTGGGACAGGGCCCGCGCGCTCGCCAAGGACCTTTTCCCGGACCTGGAGCTGGCGCGCACCGAGAAGCCGGGGCACGGGCGGGAGCTGACGCGGCAGGCGACGGCGGACGGCATGGAGCTCATCGTCGCGGTCGGCGGCGACGGCACCCTCGGCGAGGTCGTCGACGGCTTCCTCGCGGTGCCCGAGCATGTGCGCCGCAACACGGTCCTCGCGACCTTCCCCGCCGGGTCGGGCTGCGACTTCGCCAATCACATGGGCGTGCCGCGAGAGCCCGAGGCATGGGCCAAGGCTTTCGCCGAGGGCAAGCGCCGGCGCCTCGACGCGGGGCGCGCGACCTTCCGCGCGGCGGACGGCGCGCCGCGCTCCCGGCACTTCCTCAACGTCGCGGCGCTCGGGCTGCCCGGCGACGTGGCGCTGTCCGTGGCCGCGCGCGGTAAGTTCCTCGGCGGCACCTTGACCTATCTCGTCGAGGGCGTGCTGTCCGTGGCGACGGCGAAGGCGCGGAGCATGCGCCTCACGGTCGACGGCGTCGCGGAGCCGGCGGCGCGCTACCACCTCGTGGCCGCGGCCAACACGAGCACCTTCGGCGGGGGCATGAGGCTCGCCCCGCAGGCGGACGCGGAGGACGGGCTGCTCGACCTGCTCACGATCGGCGACATGACGCGTCCGGAGCTGATGTCGCTGCTGCCCCGGGCGTATTCGGGCGGACACGCCGGCCGTCCCGGCGTCGTCCTGCGGCGCGCGCGCCGCGTCGAGATACACTCCGAGGAGCCCCTGCCGCTCAACATCGACGGGGACGCGGACGGGACGGCGCCCGTCGTGTTCGAGGTCCTTCCGAAGGCGATCCCCTTCCGTCTCTAG
- a CDS encoding S8 family peptidase, which yields MKKLMTGLMIAALTAATASAAPAPKGTKRYIVTFDAKAKKADRDAALGKMSLKASKDIATNGDTDKEVSVSLVDVPAGRTLTTQSAKALSSRIVSIEADRRVKWIESAQVSFQAAPMPSFNGAMAGFNFGAARGIIQNPMASAIAAQRKEETWGINRVHAPAAWPLTEGKGVKVAVIDTGIDAGHPELSGSVDGGYSAITKTENPADYQDDNGHGSHVAGTIAAKKDGKGVVGVAPKARLYAVKVLDADGSGNLSDVIDGIVWAAKNKMDVANMSLGAPVDSEAMKRAVRFARGSGVVIVAAAGNSGGSVGFPGAYEDTIAVAASDSNDKLAGFSSRGPEVDFIAPGVDVLSAKMGGGFASYSGTSMAAPHVAGLAALAVSQGYVGLNGPDGVFAQLKKAASTLPTEGLTVEMQGAGMIDAGKLAR from the coding sequence GTGAAGAAACTGATGACCGGACTGATGATCGCGGCGCTCACGGCCGCCACCGCCTCGGCGGCGCCCGCGCCGAAGGGCACCAAGCGCTACATCGTGACCTTCGACGCGAAAGCCAAGAAGGCCGACCGCGACGCCGCGCTCGGCAAGATGAGCCTGAAGGCCTCCAAGGACATCGCCACCAACGGCGACACCGACAAGGAAGTGTCGGTCTCTCTCGTGGACGTCCCCGCCGGCCGGACGCTCACGACCCAGTCCGCCAAAGCGCTGTCGAGCCGCATCGTCTCCATCGAGGCCGACCGCCGCGTCAAGTGGATCGAGTCCGCGCAGGTCTCCTTCCAGGCCGCCCCGATGCCTTCCTTTAATGGAGCCATGGCCGGCTTCAACTTCGGCGCCGCCCGCGGCATCATCCAGAACCCGATGGCCTCGGCGATCGCCGCGCAGCGCAAGGAGGAGACGTGGGGCATCAACCGCGTCCACGCTCCCGCCGCCTGGCCGCTGACCGAGGGCAAGGGCGTGAAGGTCGCCGTCATCGACACCGGCATCGACGCCGGCCACCCGGAGCTTTCCGGCAGCGTGGACGGCGGCTACTCGGCGATCACCAAGACCGAGAACCCGGCCGACTACCAGGACGACAACGGCCACGGCTCCCACGTCGCCGGCACCATCGCCGCCAAGAAGGACGGCAAGGGCGTCGTCGGCGTCGCGCCGAAGGCCCGCCTGTACGCCGTGAAGGTCCTCGACGCGGACGGCTCGGGCAACCTCTCCGACGTCATCGACGGCATCGTCTGGGCCGCGAAGAACAAGATGGACGTCGCCAACATGTCCCTCGGCGCGCCGGTCGACAGCGAGGCGATGAAGCGCGCCGTCCGCTTCGCCCGGGGCTCCGGCGTCGTCATCGTCGCGGCGGCCGGCAACTCCGGCGGCTCGGTCGGCTTCCCCGGCGCCTACGAGGACACCATCGCGGTGGCCGCGTCCGACTCCAACGACAAGCTCGCGGGCTTCTCCAGCCGCGGACCCGAGGTCGACTTCATCGCCCCCGGCGTGGACGTGCTGTCCGCCAAGATGGGCGGCGGCTTCGCCTCCTACTCCGGCACCTCGATGGCGGCCCCGCACGTGGCCGGCCTCGCGGCGCTGGCCGTCTCCCAGGGCTACGTCGGCCTCAACGGCCCGGACGGCGTGTTCGCCCAGCTCAAGAAGGCGGCCTCCACGCTCCCGACCGAAGGACTCACCGTCGAGATGCAGGGCGCCGGCATGATCGACGCCGGCAAGCTGGCCCGCTAA